The Chitinophaga niabensis genome segment TTACCGGTTTTACTTTTGATCACATTGCTGAGGTAATTGGGGTGGAGGTTCAGCTCGTCTGCATAGTCCTGAATACGGTAAGGCTTGTCTGCCTTGCCGCTCATAAGGTCCCGGTAATGTTTTTCCAGCAACCGTTTGAAGGTCTTTACGATCTGGGAGCTTCTGTTCCCTTCATATATAGGATTATAATCTTCCCAGAAGTATTCCTTGATCTTCAGGAGCAGTACCACAAAGAGGTTGCCGATGAGGCGGTTCCTGTAGAGGGAGTCTGAAAAGTATTCTTTCTCTATCTGCTGGTACAGTTGTTCAAACTGGCCAAAGATCTCTGGTTTTAATACCCTGGGTGGTACCGTTTCCGCGAGCAGGAAGGGAAATTCCTCAAAGATCTTTGGATGTACATTCTCTTTCAGGAAGGATTCGCTGAGGGTGATGAGGCATACTTCCCGCATCTCCTGCCAGTGAAAGGATTTAAAATGACCAGGGTTAGTGAAGTAAATGGTACCGGGTGCGGTGCTGAACACCTGGTCGTCTGTAGTATATTGTCCGGATCCGTCTTTTACAAAAACAAAGGAGAAGAAATTGGTCCTGTACACCGGCGATCTGTAGGGCAGGGTATCGTGTATGTCTTTCAGGTTATGAATGGTGAAATCAGACTGTGCATCGATCTTATCGAGCGGCAGGCCCAGGTAAACGTACTGATCATACAACTTGTTAAAAACCAGTTTTTGAGTTGTTTTCTTCATGGGATACAAATATACACATGATGGGGCAGGATGCTAAATAGTGGGCTTAAACTTATATTAGCCATTATCTTGACATTAGCAATTACTTTCCTTAAATTTATTGTTAAATCCTAAGCAGGTTATTTTGTCAATAAGGTCCGTTCATAACGAATCAGCACTGCTGGAGCAGGTAGCGCAGGGAGAACCGGAAGCGTTTGCAGCACTTTTTTATGCCTACCACCATCAACTGGCAGAATATATCTACCTGCTTACGGATTCTATGGAAATGACAGAGGACATTGTGCAGGATGTGTTCATTAAGATCTGGACGAAAAGAGAAACCCTTCCTTCCCTGAACAGTTTTACGCACTACTTATTTATACTTAGCAGGAACCATGCTTTCAATTGCCTGCGCCAGCGGGTGAATGAGCAGGCCCGTCAGCAACAATGGGCAAGGCAGGTGGAGCAGGAAGCTATCCCTTCCGGTTATCAGGAAGACGATTACCGGGCTATCCTGGATGCTGCGGTGGCCAAATTACCTCCCCAGCAGCAGAAGGTATACTTCCTTAGCCGGCATAAGCGGCTGAAACATGAAGAAATAGCCATACAACTGGGCATCTCTACGGAAACGGCCAAAAAACACATGAAACTGGCCCTGCGTTCCATTACACAATACGTTCGTAATCATCCTGATGCGGCCTTGCTGCTGGTTTTATTACTCAGCTGAAACACCGCCATTACTTAGCTGAAAAAATCTTTCCTTCCAACTACCCCTTTTTTTAAACCGCTGTGTCTTTAGTCTATAGAATCTTATCATATGGCTAATGAAAGGCTCACCTATTTATTCTACCGTTATTTCCAGAAAACGGCCAGCAGGGAGGAACTGGATGAGCTAAGCCAGCTTATCAACGAGCCTGGAAACGAAGCAGCTGTAAAGTTGCTGATGGAAGAAGCCTACCTGTTATTTGAACCCCAGGGGAACGTGCTCAGCGAAACCCAAAGCGGGCAGATCCTCACGAATGTACAGTCCCGTACCCGTAAACATATTAACTGGTGGCGCAGGATAGCTGCCGCAGCTGCTGTGCTGGTATTTATCTCCGCCGGTCTTTATGGCTGGCTGCAAATGAGAGATTGGAAACCGGCACCTGTAATAGCCCGGCAGAACGATGTGCCTCCCGGTACCAATAAAGCGGTGTTACACCTGGCAGATGGAACGGTGGTTACTTTGGACAGTGCAGGTAACCAGGTGATCCGGCAGGGAGGTACCATTATCAACCAGCAAAACGGCCAGCTGCATTATAAAGCAAATGACCCGAATGCCACCACCGTTAGTTTTAATACACTGGCCACACCACGTGGCGGTCAGTATTCCGTTACCTTGCCGGATGGCAGTAAGGTTTGGCTGAATTCCGCTTCTTCCCTCAGGTTCCCCACTGCTTTTACCGGTCTGGAAAGGAAAGTGGAATTAACAGGGGAGGCTTATTTCGAAGTGGCTAAAAATGCAAAGCAACCTTTTAAAGTAGCACTGGAAGATAAAACGACGATTGAAGTACTGGGCACTCATTTTAATGTGAATGCCTATAAGGATGAACCCGCGATAAGCACCACCTTGCTGGAAGGCGCCGTGCGGTTAACGAAGGGGAAAGAACGGGTTACCATCAAACCCGGAGAGCGCGCGCAGCTACAGGAAGGGGGCACAAAGTTTGTGATAGACCGGCCTGATGTAGAGAGGGTGGTAGCCTGGAAGAACGGATTCTTCCAGTTCGATGGGGACAATATCACCATGATCATGAAACAACTGTCCCGCTGGTATGATATAGAA includes the following:
- a CDS encoding FecR family protein, with translation MANERLTYLFYRYFQKTASREELDELSQLINEPGNEAAVKLLMEEAYLLFEPQGNVLSETQSGQILTNVQSRTRKHINWWRRIAAAAAVLVFISAGLYGWLQMRDWKPAPVIARQNDVPPGTNKAVLHLADGTVVTLDSAGNQVIRQGGTIINQQNGQLHYKANDPNATTVSFNTLATPRGGQYSVTLPDGSKVWLNSASSLRFPTAFTGLERKVELTGEAYFEVAKNAKQPFKVALEDKTTIEVLGTHFNVNAYKDEPAISTTLLEGAVRLTKGKERVTIKPGERAQLQEGGTKFVIDRPDVERVVAWKNGFFQFDGDNITMIMKQLSRWYDIEPVYAGSMSMKDYSGYISRNSNISEVLKMLELTNEIKCKVEGRKVTVSAIK
- a CDS encoding helix-turn-helix domain-containing protein, whose product is MKKTTQKLVFNKLYDQYVYLGLPLDKIDAQSDFTIHNLKDIHDTLPYRSPVYRTNFFSFVFVKDGSGQYTTDDQVFSTAPGTIYFTNPGHFKSFHWQEMREVCLITLSESFLKENVHPKIFEEFPFLLAETVPPRVLKPEIFGQFEQLYQQIEKEYFSDSLYRNRLIGNLFVVLLLKIKEYFWEDYNPIYEGNRSSQIVKTFKRLLEKHYRDLMSGKADKPYRIQDYADELNLHPNYLSNVIKSKTGKAIGTWIAEKTIAEAKSLLQNSSISIKEIAWQLGFTESTHFSNYFKKHTDLSPVLFRKQHLS
- a CDS encoding RNA polymerase sigma-70 factor produces the protein MSIRSVHNESALLEQVAQGEPEAFAALFYAYHHQLAEYIYLLTDSMEMTEDIVQDVFIKIWTKRETLPSLNSFTHYLFILSRNHAFNCLRQRVNEQARQQQWARQVEQEAIPSGYQEDDYRAILDAAVAKLPPQQQKVYFLSRHKRLKHEEIAIQLGISTETAKKHMKLALRSITQYVRNHPDAALLLVLLLS